From a region of the Hymenobacter jejuensis genome:
- a CDS encoding organic hydroperoxide resistance protein: MSIQKIYTATAKATGGRDGRAISSDNVIDLPLSTPKEMGGPGKTGATNPEQLFAAGYAACFDGALNLVARMSKTPITGSTVDAQVSFGKDGDNYGLEVALNVNIPGFTQQQAEELVAKAHQVCPYSRATRGNIDVHLNTTVN, encoded by the coding sequence ATGAGCATCCAAAAAATCTACACGGCCACTGCGAAGGCCACCGGCGGCCGCGACGGCCGCGCTATCTCCAGCGACAATGTCATTGACTTGCCGTTGAGCACTCCGAAAGAAATGGGCGGCCCCGGCAAAACGGGTGCTACCAACCCCGAGCAATTGTTTGCCGCTGGTTATGCAGCCTGCTTCGATGGCGCCCTAAACTTGGTGGCCCGCATGAGCAAGACGCCCATCACCGGCAGTACCGTAGACGCGCAAGTGAGCTTCGGCAAAGACGGCGACAATTACGGCCTCGAAGTAGCCCTGAACGTAAACATCCCTGGCTTCACCCAGCAGCAAGCGGAGGAACTGGTCGCTAAAGCGCACCAGGTTTGCCCCTACTCGCGTGCTACCCGCGGCAACATCGACGTGCACCTGAACACGACGGTAAATTAA
- a CDS encoding phosphoglycerate kinase, whose protein sequence is MKTLDQYNFAGKKAVVRVDFNVPLDSDLRITDDTRIRAATPTIKKILADGGSVILLSHLGRPKGGPDKKNSLRSLVARLQQEYGQEVKFADDVIGQEAQQMAANLQPGEILLLDNVRFYSEEEAGDPAFAEKLSHLGDVYVNDAFGAAHRKHASTAVMAQYFKPEDRIAGYLLQGEIDNAHRVLTNPERPFTAIMGGAKISDKIQIIEQLLDKVDNLLIGGAMAYTFAKAEGGSTGRSLVENDKLELAQSLIQKAKEKGVNLVLPGDSVIATAFSNDADIDQAGNHAIPADWMGLDIGPESREIFAEIIRQSRTILWNGPMGVFEMSNFSLGTRFVASAIAEATAAGAFSLIGGGDSAAAVHQLGFADKVSYISTGGGALLEYMEGKELPGVAALEGR, encoded by the coding sequence ATGAAAACCCTCGACCAGTACAACTTCGCCGGCAAAAAGGCGGTGGTACGCGTGGACTTCAATGTGCCGCTCGACAGCGACTTGCGCATCACCGACGACACCCGCATCCGGGCCGCGACGCCAACCATCAAAAAGATCTTGGCCGACGGCGGCTCGGTGATCCTGCTCTCGCACCTGGGGCGCCCGAAAGGCGGCCCCGACAAGAAAAACTCGCTGCGCAGCCTCGTGGCGCGCTTGCAGCAGGAATACGGGCAGGAAGTGAAATTTGCCGACGACGTAATTGGTCAGGAAGCGCAACAAATGGCCGCCAATTTGCAACCCGGCGAGATTTTGCTGCTCGACAACGTGCGCTTTTACAGCGAAGAAGAAGCCGGCGACCCCGCCTTTGCCGAGAAACTCTCGCACCTCGGCGACGTGTACGTGAACGATGCTTTCGGCGCGGCGCACCGCAAGCACGCTTCCACCGCTGTGATGGCTCAGTATTTTAAGCCCGAAGATCGGATAGCTGGCTATCTGCTTCAGGGTGAGATAGATAACGCACACCGCGTGCTCACCAACCCCGAGCGGCCGTTCACGGCCATCATGGGCGGCGCCAAAATTTCGGACAAGATCCAGATCATCGAGCAACTGCTGGATAAGGTTGATAACCTGCTGATTGGCGGTGCCATGGCCTATACTTTCGCCAAAGCCGAAGGCGGTTCGACGGGCCGTTCGCTGGTCGAAAATGACAAGCTGGAATTGGCCCAGAGCCTCATCCAGAAGGCCAAAGAAAAGGGCGTGAACCTGGTGCTGCCCGGCGACAGCGTCATTGCTACGGCTTTCTCCAACGACGCCGACATCGATCAAGCCGGCAACCACGCCATCCCGGCCGACTGGATGGGCTTGGACATCGGTCCGGAGTCGCGCGAAATCTTCGCCGAAATCATTCGCCAGTCCCGAACCATCCTGTGGAACGGCCCGATGGGCGTGTTTGAGATGTCGAATTTCTCGCTCGGAACGCGTTTTGTAGCCAGCGCCATTGCCGAGGCTACGGCGGCCGGCGCCTTCTCGCTCATCGGCGGCGGCGACTCGGCCGCGGCGGTGCACCAGTTGGGTTTCGCCGACAAAGTCTCCTATATCTCGACCGGTGGCGGTGCCCTGCTCGAATACATGGAAGGCAAAGAGCTGCCCGGCGTAGCCGCGCTGGAAGGGCGTTAG
- a CDS encoding T9SS type A sorting domain-containing protein, producing MICPKYLLLLLLPFAAQAQVVAPLPTDAARGATPTTNTARRGTQATLPFFEDFTTPREGQPNPDRWQRSGALVNNRFPVAPPSRGVVTLDGLKANGQPYGSSSAYSDTDTLTSQPFNLNGFTASNRVYLSFFWQAGSIVGPAKTNSGTQPVALQLEFLDNAQRWQLVWEMRSTGERKAFRQKLIAIDQPQYLHSAFQFRFRSIGNLGTTRDAWSLDYIKLDRNRSVADSSYRDISTSAPLTSLLKRYAAMPYWQYNANPTPTNELNDRTTTTINNFDVGPAPTPITWSGTLQVLPSGPAATFLNGNQSLPASQQQAAIAGDVRGGSVAIPLSGEAKRIRHSIVLQTNEQDPLTIPNDSISRITELADYYAYDDGTAEAAVSLPALASGPASYFAYRIDLNKSDYVRALRIYPVLPNAAGRAITINVWDKDPAADQPAAQPKASKSFTIAAQAPGGNGFVEIPFDAPVPVTGTFYVGYGQASISQFVQFGLDLNSAPPANYLFYNAQQSWSATQTSPAGAPLMRPVLTNGVATAVADPRTAASIGLYPNPSNGIVYVQGRFAQATVSDALGRSVWQQPAAQAGHATLDLSQLPAGVYIVQLSLPNGLTVAKRLVLTK from the coding sequence ATGATCTGCCCGAAATATCTACTCTTGTTGCTGCTGCCGTTTGCCGCACAGGCCCAAGTAGTTGCACCGCTCCCGACGGATGCAGCCCGGGGGGCCACGCCAACTACCAATACCGCCCGTCGTGGTACGCAGGCCACGCTGCCGTTCTTCGAGGATTTTACTACGCCTCGCGAAGGCCAACCAAATCCGGATCGGTGGCAACGTAGCGGGGCGCTGGTTAACAACCGCTTTCCGGTGGCGCCACCGTCGCGGGGAGTCGTGACCTTGGATGGCCTCAAGGCCAACGGCCAGCCCTACGGCAGCTCGTCGGCCTACAGCGATACCGATACCCTAACGTCGCAACCGTTTAACCTGAACGGCTTCACGGCTTCTAACCGCGTGTATCTGAGCTTCTTCTGGCAAGCCGGCAGCATCGTAGGTCCAGCCAAAACCAACAGCGGCACGCAGCCCGTAGCTTTACAGCTGGAGTTTCTGGACAATGCCCAACGCTGGCAGCTGGTGTGGGAAATGCGCAGCACCGGCGAGCGCAAAGCCTTCCGGCAGAAGCTGATAGCCATTGATCAGCCGCAGTACCTGCACAGCGCTTTCCAATTCCGCTTTCGCTCGATCGGCAACTTGGGTACCACCCGCGACGCTTGGAGCCTCGACTACATCAAGCTCGACCGCAACCGCAGCGTCGCTGATTCGTCGTACCGCGACATCTCCACCAGTGCCCCGCTAACGAGCCTGCTAAAGCGGTATGCAGCAATGCCTTACTGGCAGTACAACGCCAACCCGACACCAACCAACGAGCTTAACGACCGCACCACGACCACCATTAATAACTTCGACGTAGGCCCGGCCCCAACGCCGATTACTTGGTCGGGCACGTTGCAGGTGCTGCCTTCCGGGCCTGCGGCAACTTTCCTGAATGGCAACCAGTCGCTGCCGGCTTCGCAGCAGCAGGCGGCCATTGCGGGCGATGTTCGGGGGGGCAGTGTAGCCATTCCGCTAAGTGGCGAGGCCAAACGCATCCGGCACAGCATTGTGCTGCAAACCAACGAGCAAGATCCGCTTACAATCCCTAATGACTCAATCTCCCGCATCACGGAACTCGCTGATTACTATGCTTATGACGATGGCACCGCGGAAGCAGCGGTGAGCCTGCCGGCACTGGCCAGCGGCCCGGCCAGCTACTTCGCGTATCGCATCGACCTGAACAAAAGCGATTACGTGCGGGCCCTGCGCATCTACCCTGTGCTGCCCAATGCGGCTGGTCGTGCCATCACCATCAATGTGTGGGACAAGGACCCCGCTGCCGACCAGCCCGCCGCGCAGCCCAAAGCCAGCAAGAGCTTTACCATCGCGGCGCAGGCCCCTGGCGGCAATGGTTTTGTGGAGATTCCGTTTGATGCACCTGTGCCCGTGACCGGCACGTTTTACGTGGGATATGGGCAGGCCTCCATCAGCCAGTTTGTGCAGTTTGGGTTGGATTTGAACAGCGCCCCTCCGGCTAACTATTTGTTTTACAACGCTCAACAATCCTGGAGCGCTACTCAGACAAGTCCGGCTGGCGCTCCCCTAATGCGGCCCGTGCTCACCAACGGCGTCGCGACGGCGGTGGCCGATCCGCGCACGGCCGCAAGCATCGGCTTGTATCCCAACCCCAGCAACGGCATTGTATATGTGCAGGGCCGTTTTGCCCAAGCAACCGTATCAGACGCGCTGGGCCGGTCGGTGTGGCAACAACCCGCCGCCCAGGCCGGCCACGCCACGCTGGATCTAAGTCAACTGCCGGCTGGCGTGTACATTGTGCAATTAAGCTTGCCCAATGGCCTTACCGTAGCCAAACGCTTGGTACTGACCAAGTAA
- a CDS encoding iron-containing alcohol dehydrogenase: MKNFTFYNPVKIIFGKGQIPTVAKEIPVGAKVLVTYGGGSIFKNGVYDQVKAALGEFEVVEFGGIEPNPHYETLMKAVALAKAESVDFILSVGGGSVLDGTKFIAAAIRYEGADPWELLSQKATVKAQSAVPFGAVLTLAATGSEMNSGAVITRESTKEKLSFGSPHTFPKFSVLDPETLFSLPPRQISNGIVDAYTHVLEQYLTYPVNSPLQDRQAEAVLLTLIEEGPKVLQNPQDYDAMANFMWAATNALNGTLSAGVVTDWATHMIGHELTALHGIDHARTLAVVLPSLLRYKQESKQAKLLQYGERVWSITSGTPAERVEATVQATVRFFESVDIKTRLSDYAVGPDTIQHIVERFEQRGPKNLGERGDIQPRDVQEILTMSL; the protein is encoded by the coding sequence ATGAAAAACTTCACGTTTTATAATCCTGTCAAAATCATTTTCGGCAAAGGCCAGATTCCGACCGTTGCGAAGGAAATTCCGGTGGGCGCCAAAGTACTGGTCACGTACGGCGGCGGTAGCATTTTCAAAAACGGCGTTTACGACCAAGTAAAAGCCGCTTTAGGCGAGTTTGAAGTGGTAGAGTTTGGCGGCATCGAGCCCAACCCACACTACGAAACCCTGATGAAAGCGGTGGCGCTGGCCAAGGCCGAAAGCGTCGATTTCATCCTGTCGGTTGGCGGTGGCTCGGTGCTCGACGGCACTAAGTTTATCGCGGCGGCTATTCGCTACGAAGGCGCCGACCCGTGGGAATTGCTGAGCCAGAAAGCCACGGTGAAAGCCCAAAGCGCGGTGCCTTTCGGGGCCGTGCTGACGCTGGCCGCCACGGGCTCGGAAATGAACTCCGGCGCCGTGATTACCCGCGAATCGACCAAGGAAAAACTCTCGTTCGGTAGCCCGCACACGTTCCCCAAATTCTCGGTTCTGGACCCCGAAACGCTGTTTTCACTGCCGCCACGCCAGATCAGCAACGGCATCGTGGACGCCTATACGCACGTGCTGGAGCAGTACCTCACCTACCCCGTCAACTCGCCGCTGCAAGATCGGCAGGCCGAAGCGGTGCTGCTCACGCTGATCGAAGAAGGCCCCAAGGTGCTGCAAAACCCGCAGGATTATGATGCGATGGCTAACTTCATGTGGGCGGCGACCAACGCGCTGAACGGCACGCTGTCGGCCGGCGTCGTGACGGACTGGGCTACGCACATGATCGGGCACGAGCTGACGGCGCTGCACGGCATCGACCACGCCCGCACGCTGGCCGTGGTGCTGCCATCGCTGCTGCGCTATAAACAAGAAAGCAAGCAAGCCAAGCTGCTTCAGTACGGCGAGCGCGTCTGGAGCATTACCAGCGGCACGCCCGCCGAGCGCGTCGAGGCCACGGTGCAGGCCACGGTTCGCTTCTTCGAGTCGGTGGATATCAAAACCAGGCTTTCGGACTATGCAGTAGGTCCTGATACCATCCAACACATTGTGGAGCGCTTCGAGCAGCGCGGCCCCAAAAACCTGGGCGAACGTGGCGATATTCAGCCCCGCGACGTACAGGAGATTCTCACCATGAGCCTGTAA
- a CDS encoding NADP-dependent oxidoreductase, translated as MNSRSILLANRPQGEPSAAQFRFETAEIPPLQSGEVLLKTLYVSVDPYMRGRMNEGKSYIPPFEVGEPISGGVIAEVVDSQNDSLPKGTVVLGNLPWSEYTVSNDKGLNPLPTDGAPISYFLGLLGMPGLTAYFGLLDICRPKAGETVVVSGAAGAVGTVVGQLAKIKGARVVGTAGSDDKVAYLQQLGFDAVINYKTTPDIAQALAEACPDGVDCYFDNVGGAISDAVYDLLNKHARIALCGQISHYNATQEPQGPRPEPKLLKTSTLLKGFIVSDYAERFPEGVQALSQWLQEGKLQFEETITEGFDQIPQAFLGLFKGENTGKQLVKVADYSRS; from the coding sequence ATGAATTCCCGCAGCATTCTGTTGGCCAACCGGCCGCAAGGCGAACCTTCGGCCGCCCAATTCCGCTTCGAAACCGCCGAAATACCGCCGCTTCAGTCGGGCGAAGTCCTGCTCAAAACGCTTTATGTCTCGGTCGATCCATACATGCGCGGCCGCATGAACGAGGGCAAATCATACATTCCGCCTTTCGAAGTAGGCGAGCCCATTTCGGGTGGCGTGATAGCGGAAGTTGTAGATAGTCAGAACGATAGCTTACCGAAAGGCACCGTAGTGTTGGGCAACCTGCCGTGGAGCGAATACACGGTTTCCAACGACAAAGGGCTCAACCCGCTCCCTACGGACGGGGCGCCCATCAGCTATTTCTTGGGCCTGCTGGGCATGCCGGGCCTAACGGCCTACTTCGGACTGTTGGACATCTGCCGGCCGAAAGCCGGCGAGACGGTTGTGGTTTCGGGCGCGGCCGGCGCCGTAGGCACGGTGGTAGGCCAGTTGGCCAAAATAAAAGGTGCCCGGGTGGTCGGTACGGCCGGCTCCGACGACAAAGTAGCGTATCTGCAACAGCTTGGCTTTGATGCAGTTATCAACTACAAAACCACTCCTGACATTGCGCAAGCCTTGGCCGAAGCCTGCCCTGATGGCGTCGATTGCTATTTCGACAACGTAGGCGGCGCCATTTCCGACGCGGTGTATGACCTGCTCAACAAGCACGCGCGCATTGCCCTCTGCGGCCAGATTTCGCACTACAACGCTACGCAAGAGCCACAGGGCCCACGGCCCGAACCCAAACTATTGAAAACCAGCACCTTGCTAAAGGGCTTTATAGTAAGCGATTACGCTGAGCGCTTCCCGGAAGGCGTGCAGGCCCTGAGCCAGTGGCTGCAAGAAGGCAAACTTCAGTTTGAAGAGACGATTACCGAAGGCTTCGACCAGATTCCGCAGGCTTTCCTGGGCTTGTTTAAGGGCGAAAACACCGGCAAGCAGCTGGTGAAAGTAGCCGACTATTCCCGTTCCTGA
- a CDS encoding PASTA domain-containing protein → MAFLKSDTPLDVLKHLLVIGLCGAALLFGFFFIYLPLTTNHGETIVVPKVTGMRVDNLEDYLDERNLRYFVDDSTYNPTIKPFTVLTQDPAPGERVKEDRKIYISVSMKNPPVIKMPKLVDGSVKNAQMILKSYDLQVGKIEFVPDLAQNSVLKQLVNGKEIAAGAPIAKGTRVDLVVGDGQGNQEFPVPNVVNMPEDEAVTLLVGQGLLKGETFYQAPEEGQQEGTVVKQRPVAAPGSTIRTGQLVDLWIAGKAPLTPVN, encoded by the coding sequence ATGGCTTTTCTTAAATCGGATACTCCGCTCGACGTTCTGAAGCACCTGCTGGTGATTGGGCTGTGCGGGGCGGCGTTGCTTTTCGGCTTCTTTTTCATCTACCTGCCCCTTACCACCAACCACGGCGAAACCATCGTGGTGCCCAAAGTGACGGGCATGCGCGTCGATAATCTGGAAGACTATCTCGACGAAAGGAACCTGCGCTATTTCGTCGACGACTCCACATATAACCCTACTATCAAGCCATTTACAGTGCTCACGCAGGACCCCGCACCCGGCGAGCGCGTCAAGGAAGACCGCAAGATTTACATCTCGGTGAGCATGAAAAATCCGCCGGTAATCAAGATGCCGAAGCTGGTGGATGGCTCAGTGAAGAACGCGCAGATGATCCTGAAGAGCTACGATTTGCAAGTAGGCAAAATCGAGTTTGTGCCCGATTTGGCGCAGAATTCGGTGCTGAAGCAGTTGGTCAACGGCAAAGAAATCGCGGCGGGCGCACCCATCGCCAAGGGTACCCGCGTCGATCTAGTCGTTGGCGACGGACAAGGAAACCAAGAATTCCCGGTGCCGAACGTTGTGAATATGCCAGAGGACGAAGCGGTTACGCTGCTGGTGGGCCAAGGCCTACTGAAAGGTGAAACCTTCTACCAAGCGCCCGAAGAAGGGCAGCAGGAAGGCACAGTGGTGAAGCAGCGCCCCGTAGCTGCGCCCGGCTCCACCATCCGAACCGGTCAACTCGTGGATTTGTGGATTGCGGGCAAGGCACCACTCACTCCAGTGAATTGA
- a CDS encoding D-alanine--D-alanine ligase family protein, producing MKIGIFFGGPSREREISFAGGRTVYDNLDKALFQPVPVFVDSRGNFILLDWHYIYKGTIRDFYPPVSALPASEHKLQVYLESLGELTTEEQDRIISEVGRRILPHELAGLMDFAFLALHGPGGEDGAIQGLLEWYGIPYSGSGILPSAFGIDKIAQKNLLKALHRPTPDFRIITAEEWDEANPVATLDYLVRELGLPLVFKAPRQGSSIGVSILREASVEKFQAAIERSLFRKTLSREEWQGLSGRERLAWVQQLTDIREGIGLPVVLDEETTIIYHPDNLIDTLNMKFEAAEQVRLTNVDGEARVLVESCVAGREFSCIVVEDPQGNPLALPPTEIVKGEEMFDYRSKYLPGLSRKVTPIDLPEADIQRIREACEEMFRTFGFQVYARLDGFFSPLKSEEAENQIFLNDPNTTSGMLPASFFFHQAAEIGLNPSQFLTYLIRTSLAARRRGGMHPVRLGQLLKQLDEAVASRQHEERQRTKVAVIMGGYSSERHISVESGRNIYEKLSSSVKYEPVPIFLTGSAQEHKLYVLPINVMLKDNADDIREKIEHAEAGHSLHPVLERIRRDADAITSTYAGQPTAQPRRISFEELAEMADEVFIALHGRPGEDGALQKELEQYGLPYNGSGVESSSVTINKFETNRRLREAGLRVAEHRLATRLEWDADPEGFYRSLETQFHYPFIAKPSDDGCSSAVKKIKNRAELEAFTRLIFRSQEDLMPAEATTLHLGFKEEFPQKDVFLVETLIERDGAKHFLEITGGLLTHWGADGKLVIEVFEASEALATGEVLSLEEKFLAGEGQNITPARYAPEPAERQRISDEVKQELRRVAEVLHIEGYARIDAFVRVRETGAVEVLIIEVNSLPGMTPATCIFHQTALNGYTPYDFIDRILEFGKERNAKRELAKN from the coding sequence ATGAAAATAGGCATCTTCTTCGGCGGCCCGTCGCGCGAGCGGGAAATTTCTTTTGCGGGCGGCCGCACCGTATACGATAACCTCGACAAGGCGCTGTTTCAGCCAGTGCCTGTGTTTGTCGATAGCCGGGGCAACTTCATTCTGCTCGACTGGCACTATATATATAAAGGCACCATTCGCGACTTCTATCCGCCGGTGTCGGCGCTGCCGGCTTCGGAGCACAAGTTGCAGGTGTACCTGGAGTCATTGGGTGAACTGACCACCGAGGAACAAGACCGCATCATCAGCGAAGTAGGCCGCCGTATTTTGCCGCACGAACTCGCTGGGCTGATGGACTTTGCGTTTTTGGCGTTGCACGGCCCCGGCGGCGAAGACGGCGCCATTCAGGGCTTGCTCGAATGGTATGGCATTCCGTATTCGGGTTCCGGCATTCTGCCCTCGGCTTTCGGCATAGACAAGATCGCGCAGAAAAACCTACTCAAAGCGTTGCACCGGCCCACGCCAGACTTCCGCATTATCACGGCGGAAGAATGGGACGAAGCCAACCCCGTCGCTACGCTCGACTACTTGGTGCGCGAATTAGGGTTGCCGCTGGTCTTCAAGGCCCCGCGCCAGGGTTCGAGTATCGGCGTTTCCATCTTGCGCGAAGCCAGCGTAGAAAAATTTCAGGCCGCCATCGAACGGAGCCTGTTTCGCAAAACCCTCTCCCGCGAAGAGTGGCAGGGCCTTTCCGGGCGCGAACGCCTCGCGTGGGTGCAGCAACTGACTGATATCCGCGAAGGGATCGGCCTGCCCGTTGTTTTAGACGAAGAAACCACCATTATCTATCATCCTGATAATCTGATAGATACGCTTAACATGAAATTCGAAGCCGCCGAGCAAGTGCGCCTCACCAACGTCGACGGCGAAGCCCGCGTGTTGGTAGAGTCGTGTGTGGCCGGCCGGGAGTTTTCGTGCATTGTAGTGGAAGACCCCCAAGGCAATCCGCTGGCTTTGCCGCCTACCGAGATCGTGAAGGGCGAGGAAATGTTTGACTACCGCTCGAAATACCTGCCGGGCTTGTCGCGCAAAGTCACGCCCATCGATTTGCCGGAGGCGGATATTCAGCGCATTCGCGAAGCCTGCGAGGAGATGTTCCGCACGTTCGGCTTCCAGGTGTACGCGCGTTTGGACGGCTTTTTCAGTCCTCTGAAATCGGAAGAAGCTGAAAACCAGATTTTCCTCAACGACCCGAATACGACTTCGGGCATGTTACCGGCTTCGTTCTTTTTCCACCAAGCGGCCGAAATTGGCCTCAACCCTTCGCAGTTCCTTACCTATCTGATTCGCACTTCCTTGGCTGCTCGGCGCCGGGGCGGCATGCATCCGGTGCGCTTGGGCCAGTTGTTAAAGCAGCTCGACGAGGCGGTGGCTTCGCGCCAGCACGAGGAGCGGCAGCGCACGAAAGTAGCCGTGATTATGGGCGGCTACTCGTCGGAGCGGCACATTTCGGTAGAAAGCGGTCGCAACATTTACGAGAAGCTGTCGTCGTCGGTGAAATACGAGCCGGTGCCGATTTTCCTGACGGGCTCAGCGCAGGAACACAAGCTGTACGTGCTGCCTATCAACGTGATGCTCAAGGACAACGCCGACGACATTCGCGAGAAAATTGAGCATGCCGAAGCCGGTCACAGCCTGCACCCGGTGCTAGAACGCATCCGCCGCGACGCCGACGCCATCACGAGCACGTATGCCGGCCAACCCACGGCCCAGCCGCGCCGGATTTCCTTCGAGGAATTGGCCGAAATGGCAGACGAGGTGTTCATCGCGCTGCACGGCCGTCCTGGCGAAGATGGTGCGTTGCAGAAGGAGCTGGAACAGTATGGGTTGCCATACAACGGCTCGGGCGTAGAGTCCAGCAGCGTGACCATCAACAAGTTCGAAACCAACCGCCGCCTGCGCGAAGCCGGTCTGCGGGTGGCCGAACACCGCTTAGCAACTCGCCTCGAATGGGATGCCGACCCGGAAGGCTTCTACCGCAGCCTCGAAACGCAATTTCACTATCCCTTCATTGCCAAGCCTTCGGACGATGGCTGCTCGTCGGCGGTGAAAAAGATCAAGAACCGCGCGGAGTTGGAAGCATTCACGCGCCTGATTTTCCGTAGCCAGGAAGATTTGATGCCCGCCGAGGCCACCACGCTGCACTTGGGCTTCAAAGAAGAATTTCCTCAAAAAGATGTGTTCCTGGTCGAAACCCTGATTGAGCGCGACGGAGCCAAGCACTTCCTCGAAATCACGGGCGGCCTGCTCACGCACTGGGGCGCCGACGGCAAGCTCGTGATTGAGGTATTTGAAGCTTCGGAGGCGCTGGCCACCGGGGAAGTACTCAGCTTGGAAGAGAAGTTCCTGGCGGGGGAAGGCCAAAACATCACGCCTGCCCGCTACGCCCCCGAACCAGCTGAGCGTCAGCGCATTTCAGACGAAGTAAAACAAGAATTGCGCCGCGTAGCCGAAGTGCTGCACATTGAAGGCTATGCCCGCATCGACGCCTTCGTGCGGGTGCGCGAAACGGGTGCCGTGGAGGTACTGATTATCGAGGTCAATTCGTTACCTGGTATGACGCCCGCGACCTGCATCTTCCACCAAACCGCCCTCAACGGCTACACTCCCTACGATTTCATCGACCGGATTCTGGAGTTTGGCAAAGAGCGCAACGCAAAACGAGAGTTGGCTAAAAACTAG
- a CDS encoding putative quinol monooxygenase has product MITPENVICVAAEWVVQPGQEETVRRLLLQAAVAVREHEPGNLVYLAHQSPDEPSRFFVYEQYADDAALQAHQESTHYQQVVVGQIVPLLAERKVTFYRLLA; this is encoded by the coding sequence ATGATCACTCCCGAAAATGTTATCTGCGTTGCAGCCGAGTGGGTAGTGCAGCCGGGTCAGGAAGAAACCGTCCGCCGCTTGCTGCTGCAAGCCGCTGTGGCCGTACGCGAGCACGAGCCCGGCAACTTGGTTTATTTGGCGCATCAGTCGCCCGATGAGCCGAGCCGCTTCTTCGTCTATGAGCAATACGCCGATGACGCCGCCTTGCAAGCGCATCAGGAATCGACTCATTACCAGCAGGTTGTAGTCGGCCAGATTGTGCCGTTGCTAGCTGAGCGCAAGGTGACGTTTTACCGTTTGCTGGCGTAA
- a CDS encoding rhodanese-like domain-containing protein, with amino-acid sequence MPDITPAELKQRQQAGEKPTIIDVRENWEHEEARIDGSQNIPLGSLPEKVDELEDLKDQEVIVHCKSGGRSASAKAFLAQRGFSNVRNLVGGMTAYQQQ; translated from the coding sequence ATGCCTGATATCACCCCCGCCGAACTCAAGCAGCGCCAGCAAGCCGGCGAAAAACCCACCATCATCGACGTGCGCGAAAACTGGGAACACGAAGAAGCCCGTATCGACGGCAGTCAGAACATTCCGTTGGGCTCGCTACCTGAAAAAGTAGATGAACTGGAAGATCTTAAGGATCAAGAAGTTATCGTGCATTGCAAAAGCGGTGGGCGCTCGGCCTCGGCCAAGGCGTTTCTGGCGCAGCGGGGCTTCAGCAACGTGCGCAACCTAGTAGGTGGCATGACTGCTTACCAGCAGCAATAA
- a CDS encoding MarR family winged helix-turn-helix transcriptional regulator, producing MSEQAENQPYSLLKLENQVCFPLYAVSRMLTKAYQPYLQALELTYPQYLVFMLLWEHNELTVKELGDKLLLDSGTLTPLLKRMEQKQWVSRRRDPQDERSVIISLQPAGRALQKRACQIPEQMAIKLAMTPEEMAAFRDQLKHLLTLLA from the coding sequence ATGAGCGAACAAGCTGAAAACCAACCGTATTCTCTGCTGAAGCTGGAAAACCAAGTCTGTTTTCCGCTCTATGCCGTTTCGCGCATGCTGACGAAGGCCTATCAGCCTTATTTGCAGGCCTTGGAGCTGACGTATCCGCAGTACCTCGTGTTTATGCTGCTCTGGGAACACAACGAACTGACTGTTAAAGAATTAGGCGACAAGCTTTTATTAGACTCCGGTACGCTTACGCCGCTGCTGAAGCGCATGGAGCAGAAGCAGTGGGTCAGCCGCCGCCGCGACCCGCAGGACGAGCGCTCCGTTATTATTTCGTTGCAGCCGGCCGGGCGGGCCTTACAAAAGCGGGCCTGCCAGATACCGGAGCAGATGGCCATCAAACTAGCCATGACGCCCGAGGAAATGGCGGCTTTCCGCGATCAATTGAAACACCTTTTAACCCTGCTTGCCTAA